Proteins encoded by one window of bacterium:
- the trpS gene encoding tryptophan--tRNA ligase: MKRILSGIKPSGDAHLGSYLGAMKQWPKYQGSNHEVFFFIADLHALNARQDPELLRSRSLDLLAWLLALGIDAETNPIFVQSQVSAHAELGWILNNYTTMGELSRMTQYKDKAAKSGAAGQLVALFDYPVLMAADILLYDADEVPVGDDQTQHVELTRDIAERMNNLYGGNLFRIPTFSKPNAASRVMMLDDPTKKMSKSEAGDGCVYLLDTEESIRRKVSRAVTDSLGHVSYDLAAQPGVSNLLGIESELTGLSIEEVLHKYSGSQYGVLKQGVANAICNALLPLQEKYSDLRANERLLLGVSEKGAARARAVADKKLDQVKRSLGLL; the protein is encoded by the coding sequence ATGAAACGCATTTTATCTGGTATCAAACCGTCTGGAGACGCCCATCTTGGGAGCTATCTGGGGGCTATGAAGCAATGGCCAAAATATCAGGGGTCGAATCACGAAGTATTCTTCTTTATAGCTGACCTTCATGCCCTAAATGCTCGACAAGACCCGGAGTTACTCCGAAGTCGTAGTCTGGATCTTCTGGCATGGCTATTGGCTTTGGGTATTGATGCTGAGACTAACCCTATCTTTGTACAGTCGCAGGTATCGGCTCACGCTGAGCTTGGGTGGATCCTAAATAACTACACCACCATGGGCGAGCTTTCTCGTATGACGCAGTATAAGGATAAGGCTGCAAAATCTGGTGCTGCTGGTCAGCTTGTGGCTCTATTTGACTACCCTGTTTTGATGGCGGCTGATATCTTGCTATATGATGCAGATGAGGTGCCTGTGGGCGACGATCAGACTCAGCATGTTGAGCTGACAAGAGACATTGCAGAACGTATGAACAATCTGTATGGAGGCAATCTGTTTCGCATTCCTACGTTCTCAAAGCCGAATGCTGCGTCGCGCGTTATGATGCTCGATGATCCAACGAAGAAAATGAGTAAAAGTGAGGCGGGGGATGGATGCGTCTATTTGCTTGATACAGAAGAGTCGATAAGGCGTAAGGTGAGTCGGGCCGTAACAGATTCACTGGGCCATGTGTCGTATGATCTTGCGGCCCAGCCAGGCGTTAGTAATCTGTTGGGAATAGAGAGTGAGCTTACGGGTCTGAGTATTGAGGAAGTGCTCCATAAGTATTCAGGCAGTCAGTATGGCGTACTGAAGCAGGGTGTGGCAAATGCTATTTGTAACGCCCTATTGCCGCTTCAGGAGAAATACAGTGATTTACGAGCAAATGAACGGCTGCTACTGGGTGTAAGTGAAAAAGGTGCTGCTCGAGCTCGAGCGGTCGCCGATAAGAAGCTTGATCAGGTGAAGCGATCACTGGGATTGTTGTAA
- a CDS encoding ATP-dependent helicase: protein MQQQEEEKVFSPRLKKELQHLIDGLNPAQQEAVLHSTGPVLVIAGAGTGKTKVITNRIAYLIQSGQALPEEILALTFTDKAAQEMQDRVDELLPYGVVETNIMTFHALGGMLLRDYALDLQINLKARLASPVQQHILLHDTLENMEELQYFRPAHNPTMYTEAILRYISRLKDEGIGPEDLRGQIADLPDAAKDLFDQVKYQELADVYGHYERRKLAEGFLDFGDQLMLPYVLLSKKQHILEQIQKQYKFILVDEFQDTNTIQAKLLYLLSKKHQNLMVVGDDDQSIYRFRGAELDNILSFHDFFPSAKQIVLIENYRSTQQIIDASYELIQHNNPARLETKLQIDKRLHAQSQGRAVAIEELGDIRSEVDRVVQLVLEGASRYGASSVAVLTRNNQQAETIIRALQQKAVPVATQIARNLLLQPIVRQCIDFLCVLHDETDSAALYRFLLSPRVAADAEVIISLSAEAKREHKSLAQRIRECGSEVAYVYAQLERIQAYRQRVREISVGELLYEFVTSDGYLERLIARAEDDAHSARDIQSLARFFNLISELEAVEGMQSSHDLWLHIREMYDLEVLTDPDESEQIEGVHVLTAHRSKGLEFDRVVLFDLVEGTFPATRKGESLYLPQQMSLDKGVSIGQVHLSEERRLFYVAVTRAKQELFVTYSCNHGGRRLKKPSRFLLEAFGYDIQPKASRKVELSTAMIHQFDGSVTEPGKLTFPEKDGWLTLTPNQINDYLTNPQYFYVRHVLRFPEKQSHRMVYGTSIHAALEVYLRQRMQGKKVSFEELLLVLRDSWSHNGFVSLRHEQERMQAAEDTLRKTWQSFEATDLQIVDVERAFQVDFEEYKVRVRGRYDLILQNQNGIEIRDFKTSSVNDQKAAQNRVRDSVPMQIYALAWSMEQPEKPLSLISLHFVDSGIVATRDKLNHVKTRARIQEVAEGIRAAHYPKKGNLTNLEMEGIA from the coding sequence ATGCAGCAGCAGGAGGAGGAGAAGGTGTTTTCACCGCGTCTTAAGAAAGAGTTACAGCACCTTATTGATGGGCTTAACCCAGCGCAGCAGGAGGCGGTACTACACAGTACAGGCCCAGTACTTGTTATAGCTGGTGCGGGGACAGGAAAGACCAAGGTAATAACGAATCGCATTGCTTATCTCATTCAATCCGGCCAAGCACTCCCAGAAGAAATACTCGCTTTGACGTTTACTGACAAGGCAGCTCAAGAGATGCAGGATCGTGTCGACGAGTTGCTCCCATACGGTGTCGTTGAGACGAATATAATGACTTTTCACGCGCTCGGTGGAATGCTCTTGCGTGATTACGCTCTGGATTTGCAGATTAATCTCAAAGCTAGACTGGCGAGTCCCGTGCAGCAGCATATCTTGCTTCATGACACGCTCGAAAACATGGAGGAGCTACAGTACTTTCGTCCTGCCCACAATCCGACCATGTACACCGAAGCAATACTGAGGTACATTTCACGACTCAAGGATGAGGGCATTGGCCCCGAAGACTTGCGCGGCCAGATTGCTGACCTACCTGATGCTGCCAAGGATCTATTTGACCAAGTGAAATACCAAGAGCTTGCAGACGTATATGGGCACTACGAGCGGCGCAAGCTTGCTGAGGGTTTTCTCGACTTTGGTGATCAGCTCATGCTGCCGTATGTTTTGTTGTCAAAAAAACAACACATACTCGAGCAAATACAGAAACAGTACAAATTTATCCTGGTAGATGAGTTCCAGGATACCAATACGATACAAGCAAAACTTCTATATTTGTTGTCTAAAAAACATCAAAATCTTATGGTTGTTGGTGATGACGATCAGTCAATCTATCGTTTCCGCGGCGCTGAGCTCGACAACATACTGTCCTTTCATGATTTTTTCCCGAGTGCCAAGCAGATAGTGTTGATAGAGAATTATCGATCAACACAGCAAATCATCGATGCTAGTTATGAGCTTATCCAGCATAATAATCCGGCTCGGCTAGAGACCAAGCTACAAATTGATAAGCGCCTGCATGCTCAAAGTCAGGGCAGGGCAGTCGCCATTGAGGAGTTAGGCGACATTAGGTCTGAGGTTGATCGCGTAGTTCAGCTTGTCTTGGAGGGTGCGTCTCGCTACGGAGCCTCAAGCGTGGCTGTGTTGACTCGCAATAACCAGCAGGCAGAGACGATAATTCGGGCATTGCAGCAGAAGGCTGTGCCAGTCGCAACACAGATTGCTCGCAACTTACTTTTGCAACCCATAGTTCGACAGTGTATAGATTTTTTGTGTGTACTGCACGACGAAACTGATTCAGCTGCACTATATCGTTTCTTGTTGAGCCCACGGGTTGCTGCGGACGCGGAGGTCATCATATCCTTGTCTGCTGAAGCTAAGCGTGAACACAAAAGCTTAGCCCAAAGAATACGTGAGTGTGGATCCGAGGTGGCATATGTGTACGCACAGCTAGAACGTATTCAGGCCTATCGTCAGCGGGTACGAGAGATCTCAGTTGGTGAGCTACTTTATGAGTTTGTAACGAGCGATGGATACCTTGAGCGACTTATTGCGCGCGCCGAGGATGATGCACATAGTGCTCGTGACATTCAGAGTCTGGCACGATTCTTTAATTTGATATCAGAGCTAGAGGCTGTTGAGGGTATGCAGAGCTCTCACGATCTGTGGCTGCATATTCGGGAAATGTATGATCTAGAAGTTCTCACTGATCCAGATGAATCCGAGCAGATCGAAGGGGTGCATGTCCTTACCGCACACCGTTCTAAGGGGTTAGAGTTTGATCGGGTTGTGCTCTTTGATCTAGTTGAAGGCACCTTTCCTGCTACTCGCAAAGGAGAATCGTTGTATTTACCACAACAAATGTCTCTTGATAAGGGGGTGTCTATTGGGCAAGTACATCTGAGTGAAGAGCGACGATTGTTTTATGTTGCGGTGACACGTGCTAAACAGGAATTGTTTGTAACTTACTCGTGCAATCATGGAGGAAGGCGGCTTAAGAAGCCATCTCGTTTTCTGCTTGAGGCTTTTGGTTACGATATACAGCCAAAAGCGTCTCGCAAAGTAGAATTGAGTACAGCGATGATTCATCAGTTTGATGGTAGTGTAACGGAACCCGGTAAGCTCACATTTCCAGAGAAGGATGGCTGGCTGACTCTCACTCCAAATCAGATTAATGACTACCTGACTAACCCTCAATATTTTTACGTTCGCCACGTACTGCGATTCCCCGAAAAACAATCACATCGTATGGTGTACGGCACGTCAATTCACGCAGCTCTCGAGGTGTATCTTCGACAGCGTATGCAAGGTAAAAAAGTTAGCTTTGAAGAGTTACTTTTAGTATTGCGTGATAGCTGGAGCCACAATGGGTTTGTGTCGTTGCGACACGAGCAAGAGCGGATGCAGGCGGCTGAGGACACGCTTCGGAAAACATGGCAGTCGTTTGAAGCAACGGATCTGCAAATTGTCGATGTTGAGCGCGCGTTTCAGGTGGACTTTGAAGAATATAAAGTCAGGGTTCGGGGTCGCTATGACCTGATACTGCAGAATCAAAACGGCATAGAGATTCGCGACTTCAAGACGTCGTCAGTAAACGATCAGAAGGCGGCACAGAATCGTGTACGAGATTCTGTGCCAATGCAGATATACGCGTTGGCCTGGAGTATGGAGCAGCCAGAGAAGCCGCTCTCGTTGATTAGTTTACATTTTGTCGATTCGGGCATTGTTGCTACTCGAGATAAGCTCAATCATGTGAAGACTCGAGCTCGAATTCAAGAAGTGGCAGAAGGTATACGTGCTGCACACTATCCCAAAAAAGGGAACCTCACGAATCTTGAGATGGAGGGCATTGCATGA
- the smpB gene encoding SsrA-binding protein SmpB produces MKVIALNRRAKHDYEIIERFEAGLVLAGHEVKSIKQGHVSLKGSFIHLRNNEAYLENCHIRRYTLATQLANYEPTQSRKLLLNRKELDILQIAKRAEGMAIVPTAIGVTRGLVKLEIAIGRGRKRYDKRQAARAKAMQNDASLEAKARLKR; encoded by the coding sequence ATGAAAGTAATCGCTCTCAACCGACGCGCGAAACACGACTACGAAATCATCGAAAGATTTGAAGCCGGCTTAGTGCTGGCCGGCCACGAGGTGAAGAGCATCAAGCAAGGCCACGTAAGCCTGAAAGGCAGCTTTATTCATCTCCGGAATAATGAAGCTTACCTCGAGAACTGCCATATACGTCGCTATACCCTAGCCACCCAGCTCGCAAACTATGAGCCCACTCAATCACGTAAACTCCTCTTAAATCGCAAAGAATTAGATATCCTACAAATAGCAAAGCGCGCCGAAGGTATGGCCATCGTCCCAACTGCGATCGGTGTCACCCGCGGACTCGTCAAGCTCGAGATCGCAATAGGTCGCGGTCGCAAGCGCTATGACAAACGTCAAGCTGCACGAGCTAAAGCCATGCAAAACGATGCTTCTCTCGAGGCAAAGGCACGGCTCAAGCGCTGA
- a CDS encoding DNA recombination protein RmuC yields MTEVLVIIGVALLCALVGINLWALLRPRSGGDGLDEPMTSLLKQDLQGLHQLLSQSHAQLNERIDRNNQTLQANVHAQMRQSSEIIKDVTERLTKLDETNRRVVDITSELKTLQTVLQNPKQRGVLGEYYLAQVLENVLAPQQYKLQYAFKDGAIVDAVILLDKGRILPVDSKFSLENYNRLVDKTVGVERDQLVKQFKQDLKGRIDETAKYIRPSEGTMDFAFMFIPSEAIYYDLLVNQVGATQTTSRDLIEYAFRDKHVIIVSPTSFMAYLQTVMQGLRSLQIEEQAREIQERVGKLGRHVLSYESFLQKLGNSLGTTVNHYNNAYKEFRKVDTDVAKIAQKTPTVDPQLVDKPRLDD; encoded by the coding sequence ATGACTGAAGTGTTGGTAATAATTGGGGTTGCACTGCTGTGTGCGCTCGTGGGAATAAACCTTTGGGCGCTGCTACGGCCTCGATCAGGTGGGGATGGGCTGGATGAGCCTATGACATCCCTTTTAAAGCAAGATTTGCAGGGACTCCATCAGCTACTTTCGCAATCCCACGCCCAGCTGAATGAACGCATTGATCGCAATAACCAGACATTACAAGCGAATGTACACGCTCAAATGAGGCAGTCGTCAGAGATTATCAAAGACGTAACTGAGCGCCTCACTAAACTTGATGAAACTAATCGCCGCGTTGTAGACATTACATCAGAACTAAAAACTTTGCAGACTGTACTACAAAACCCGAAGCAGCGAGGTGTGCTCGGGGAGTATTATCTTGCGCAAGTCCTGGAAAATGTGCTGGCGCCGCAGCAATATAAACTTCAATATGCATTTAAGGACGGAGCGATTGTAGATGCCGTCATTCTGCTTGATAAAGGGAGAATTCTTCCTGTCGACTCAAAATTTAGTCTCGAGAATTACAATCGCCTCGTGGATAAAACCGTAGGTGTTGAGCGAGATCAGTTGGTTAAACAATTCAAGCAGGATCTGAAGGGGAGGATTGATGAGACTGCAAAATACATTCGTCCAAGCGAGGGGACGATGGACTTTGCATTTATGTTTATCCCGTCTGAAGCCATTTACTATGATCTACTCGTGAATCAAGTGGGCGCCACTCAGACAACTTCACGCGATCTGATCGAATACGCGTTTCGAGATAAGCACGTGATCATTGTTTCGCCGACGTCATTTATGGCCTACCTACAGACCGTGATGCAAGGACTGAGATCTCTGCAGATCGAGGAGCAGGCCCGGGAAATCCAAGAGAGAGTAGGTAAGCTTGGGCGCCATGTTTTGTCGTATGAAAGTTTCTTGCAAAAACTGGGTAATTCATTAGGGACAACGGTAAACCACTACAATAACGCTTACAAGGAATTCCGAAAAGTAGACACGGATGTTGCCAAGATTGCGCAGAAAACACCCACTGTAGACCCGCAGCTAGTTGATAAGCCTAGGTTAGATGATTAG
- a CDS encoding arginine--tRNA ligase, protein MQVDILMQVGGVLYAAYQAAGFGDLEVDEAVDSLEFCDISYGDFASNLAMRQAKSLKMAPREIAERLTSYLQDHPNIDSVEVAGPGFLNISLSSEVWAQFIEQLDGDFFRTEHGKGTRVNIEFVSANPTGPLVLVNAWNGFYGDVLARLYESQGYEVVREYYLNDGGNQIAQLGRAVQQATGMEFAAEVSEELYRGPYIDELAERMVGIYGSADAVQALSPAELGDQAQKLIFAEYIQPTLKRLGIPFDEVYPESILNNTDTIQRLEVAGAVVHKDGAVWFSGEKAGLDKDEVLVRSTDNQETYFLKDISYQYGKLVERGFDRAITIVGPDHHGQEKRLAAALQLLGVQGFVPLWTQAVRLIKDGEEFKMSKRRGNFILLDEFLDVVPVDTARFFFALRDPNTHFDLDLDLVSAQNKHNPLYYVMYAYVRMGSVLKKAKDDGVLIDEAVSCIPKSDLDRALVRQLVELQRLIGRAVHTQQVHSVLHALVDFAGLFHDWYERNPILKASGDERAVRLVLIGHVYIAIQGILKLIGVTPQERME, encoded by the coding sequence ATGCAGGTGGATATACTGATGCAGGTGGGGGGAGTATTGTATGCAGCCTATCAGGCGGCAGGCTTTGGTGATCTTGAAGTAGACGAGGCTGTCGACTCATTGGAGTTCTGTGATATCTCGTATGGTGATTTTGCTAGCAATCTGGCTATGCGGCAAGCGAAATCACTCAAGATGGCACCTCGCGAGATAGCAGAGCGACTTACTTCCTATCTACAGGACCATCCAAACATCGATTCAGTTGAGGTGGCTGGCCCCGGGTTCTTAAATATTAGCCTCAGTAGCGAAGTATGGGCTCAGTTTATCGAGCAGCTCGACGGGGACTTCTTCCGGACTGAGCACGGCAAGGGTACGCGCGTGAATATTGAGTTTGTATCTGCTAATCCAACTGGACCATTGGTACTTGTGAATGCTTGGAACGGCTTCTACGGCGATGTGTTGGCGCGCCTCTACGAGAGTCAGGGGTATGAAGTGGTGCGCGAGTATTATTTGAATGATGGCGGTAATCAGATAGCTCAACTGGGCCGAGCTGTGCAACAGGCAACGGGCATGGAGTTTGCTGCTGAAGTCAGCGAGGAGTTGTATCGTGGTCCATATATCGATGAGCTGGCCGAGCGGATGGTTGGCATCTATGGTTCTGCAGATGCTGTACAAGCACTAAGTCCAGCAGAGCTTGGCGACCAGGCGCAAAAACTCATTTTTGCAGAATATATCCAGCCAACTCTCAAGCGGCTTGGTATTCCTTTTGACGAAGTGTATCCAGAATCGATTCTCAATAATACAGACACTATTCAGCGGCTTGAAGTGGCGGGGGCAGTCGTTCATAAGGATGGAGCTGTATGGTTTAGCGGTGAGAAAGCTGGGCTTGATAAAGATGAGGTGCTCGTACGATCTACCGATAATCAAGAAACCTATTTCCTCAAAGACATTTCGTATCAATATGGGAAGCTGGTTGAGCGGGGCTTTGATCGTGCGATTACGATCGTCGGGCCTGACCACCACGGCCAGGAGAAGCGGCTGGCTGCAGCACTTCAACTGCTTGGCGTACAGGGCTTTGTGCCACTTTGGACGCAAGCAGTGCGCCTGATCAAGGATGGGGAAGAATTTAAGATGAGCAAGCGTCGAGGGAACTTTATTCTACTCGACGAATTTCTCGATGTTGTACCAGTAGATACTGCACGCTTCTTCTTTGCCTTGCGTGATCCGAATACGCACTTTGATCTCGATCTCGATCTGGTATCTGCTCAGAACAAGCACAACCCCTTGTACTATGTGATGTACGCCTATGTGCGTATGGGGAGTGTATTGAAGAAGGCAAAGGATGACGGGGTGCTGATAGATGAAGCAGTTAGCTGCATTCCTAAGTCTGATTTGGATCGAGCACTCGTGCGTCAGTTGGTGGAGCTGCAGCGGCTGATTGGACGAGCAGTTCACACCCAACAGGTGCATTCCGTCTTGCACGCGCTGGTTGATTTCGCGGGGCTTTTTCATGACTGGTATGAGCGTAACCCCATATTGAAGGCTTCAGGCGATGAACGAGCTGTGAGACTCGTATTGATAGGTCATGTATATATTGCAATTCAGGGTATCCTTAAGCTAATTGGCGTGACACCTCAAGAACGGATGGAATAA
- the pheS gene encoding phenylalanine--tRNA ligase subunit alpha: MRLHKKLESLSTAAKKMIASADSVEALEKARVQLLGKKSELASILSQLPDLPMRERKEIGALANQLRADLELAIELRTQKLIDSVDDALSSIDISAPGELHIVEPGHIHPTQAILSDIYDIFLRLGFAVADGPEIETDWYNFEVLNMPADHPAREMQDTFYIESDGKHPPLVPRTHTSASQIRYMEQNEPPFKVIVPGRVYRNEDEDRTHIWSFYQVEGLVVGEGVSMADLKGTLLHVMKELFGPQTKVRFRPSYFPYTEPSVEIDVWYQESWLELCGGGMVHPEVLRQGGIDPERYSGFAFGFGADRLSFIRYGLQDIRVLWRPNLLISKQV; encoded by the coding sequence ATGAGACTACATAAGAAGCTGGAGAGTCTATCTACAGCTGCTAAAAAAATGATAGCGAGTGCTGATTCTGTAGAAGCGCTTGAAAAAGCGCGAGTCCAGTTACTGGGCAAGAAGAGTGAATTGGCTAGTATATTATCGCAATTGCCTGACTTGCCAATGCGAGAGCGCAAAGAAATCGGGGCGTTGGCTAATCAGCTGAGGGCAGACCTAGAGCTGGCCATCGAGCTGCGTACACAGAAGCTTATTGACTCTGTAGATGATGCCTTAAGTTCAATCGATATCTCCGCGCCAGGGGAGTTGCATATCGTCGAGCCGGGGCACATACATCCAACGCAAGCCATACTCTCCGATATCTATGATATTTTCTTGCGGCTGGGGTTTGCAGTTGCTGATGGTCCCGAGATTGAGACTGACTGGTACAACTTCGAAGTACTGAATATGCCAGCGGATCATCCTGCGCGCGAGATGCAAGATACTTTCTATATCGAGAGTGACGGTAAGCACCCGCCACTTGTGCCGCGCACCCATACGTCTGCCTCCCAGATTCGCTATATGGAGCAAAATGAGCCGCCATTTAAGGTCATTGTGCCGGGTAGGGTGTACCGTAACGAAGACGAGGACAGAACTCATATTTGGAGCTTTTATCAGGTAGAGGGATTGGTGGTTGGTGAAGGAGTCAGTATGGCCGATCTAAAGGGGACACTCTTGCATGTCATGAAGGAGTTGTTTGGTCCGCAGACAAAAGTTCGTTTTAGGCCAAGTTATTTCCCATATACAGAGCCATCTGTCGAGATAGATGTCTGGTATCAAGAATCCTGGCTTGAATTATGTGGGGGGGGTATGGTGCATCCAGAGGTATTACGTCAGGGGGGGATAGATCCAGAGAGGTACTCTGGCTTTGCTTTTGGGTTTGGGGCTGATCGATTAAGTTTTATTCGTTATGGTCTTCAAGATATACGCGTATTGTGGCGACCTAATCTCTTGATAAGTAAACAAGTATGA